In the Cryptococcus neoformans var. neoformans JEC21 chromosome 1, complete sequence genome, one interval contains:
- a CDS encoding expressed protein: MDQVHVARNQVDTLLQSIKDFICNTSESATYHAPIIDWQHPEPYQQSTITGLKKFLGAVETERSYLEALTSSDVPPKELATNLPHLTAVWEEVQRADWPLGCISQVLECSDGSQVKVDVVARGGEEWIKVNTMKESRLMAEFREQDSYCNSDYSDYDSDAPAETPNNQPIYPGLTNSVIEQVTSMVQSAKSYPRLPHLPPPKVKYILNRLQENPEGGYADPRINGTFEVIRSCGAQLVLASDTRALPKQLTPPSPRPTSNVLLDLSVVVALCCDSTHFSLPNSQQELEARFRPLQVAGDGQLSLAPHVPVTKDLRDQLQWEMQHPLIQEMQERLSLVDGTLEFWVTEEVKRRLPKIVDIIGGENERRRARAMFADFEDFWAGSRWKGREGVLGDMRVRVISKEDWDHVELHQIQHSPFRRGFASVCQMMLAIVEKQTLASVLPPPPPPPKANKTTSNRSARRPQPGITVASKLPSAHTLRTFLAGIKSSMTILTNNRGSVGKVIREMGVNDGLAYGVEDMKGEAAVWVVNPSSLSEWRRKEVEAKNKALKEQLGLEKGGEPSSEVQSA; encoded by the exons ATGGACCAAGTTCATGTCGCAAGGAATCAGGTCGATACCCTTTTGCAGTCAATCAAGGACTTTATCTGCAACACGTCCGAATCTGCCACTTACCATGCCCCGATTATCGATTGGCAGCACCCTGAGCCCTACCAGCAATCGACAATAACAGGTTTGAAAAAGTTCCTGGGTGCGGTGGAGACTGAAAGGAGTTACCTGGAGGCTCTGACATCGAGCGATGTGCCGCCAAAAGAGTTGGCAACCAATTTGCCTCATTTGACAGCAGTATGGGAGGAAGTACAGAGAGCAGATTGGCCCTTAGGGTGCATCTCCCAGGTCTTGGAATGTTCGGATGGAAGTCAGGTAAAGGTGGACGTAGTGGcccgaggaggagaagaatggatcAAAGTGAACAC GATGAAGGAGTCCCGTTTGATGGCAGAATTCAGAGAGCAAGACTCATACTGTAATTCAGATTACTCAGATTACGATTCTGATGCTCCCGCCGAAACTCCAAATAACCAGCCTATTTATCCTGGTCTAACTAACTCTGTAATCGAACAAGTCACTTCTATGGTCCAATCGGCTAAATCCTACCCTCGccttccacatcttcctccaccgaAAGTCAAATATATCTTGAATCGTTTGCAAGAGAACCCTGAAGGAGGCTACGCGGATCCAAGAATAAACGGAACTTTCGAAGTCATCCGCTCGTGTGGGGCGCAGCTCGTATTAGCTTCAGATACGAGAGCTTTACCGAAACAACTCACCCCGCCATCACCTAGACCGACTTCGAATGTGTTGCTTGACCTTTCTGTTGTGGTTGCTCTGTGCTGTGATTCAACTCATTTCTCACTGCCGAATTCGCAGCAAGAGCTCGAGGCAAGGTTTCGTCCTCTGCAGGTGGCCGGCGATGGCCAATTATCTCTGGCTCCCCATGTTCCTGTAACAAAAGATTTACGAGACCAACTTCAATGGGAAATGCAACACCCCCTTATACAAGAAATGCAAGAGCGATTATCCCTTGTCGATGGAACACTGGAGTTTTGGGTTACAGAAGAAGTGAAGAGACGGTTACCGAAGATTGTCGACATCATCGGCGGGGAGAACGAGAGACGACGCGCGCGGGCTATGTTTGCTGATTTCGAAGATTTCTGGGCTGGGAGCagatggaaagggagagagggtGTTCTAGGGGATATGAGAGTCCGAGTCATatcaaaagaagattgggatCATGTTGAGCTGCATCAGATTCAACACTCGCCTTTCCGACGTGGCTTCGCCAGTGTTTGTCAAATGATGCTTGCTATTGTTGAAAAGCAAACATTGGCGTCTGTTTTGCCAcctccgcctccgcctccaAAAGCCAACAAAACTACAAGCAATCGCTCAGCTCGTCGACCTCAGCCAGGTATCACCGTAGCATCTAAGTTACCATCTGCACATACATTACGTACTTTCCTCGCGGGGATCAAGAGCTCCATGACCATACTCACCAATAATAGGGGGTCTGTGGGAAAAGTCATAAGGGAGATGGGGGTAAATGATGGTTTGGCGTATGGAGTGGAGGACAtgaaaggagaagcggcAGTGTGGGTTGTCAATCCGAGTAGCCTTTcagaatggagaagaaaagaagtaGAAGCAAAGAACAAGGCGCTAAAAGAACAATTAGGGTTAGAAAAAGGTGGTGAGCCGTCGTCGGAAGTGCAATCTGCGTAA
- a CDS encoding guanyl-nucleotide exchange factor, putative — protein sequence MDPQKPGLFSSISIGRASKNKHTGEALAHPLLAATSSSTSLPTSDSSQPDTTSQPPPLRHKSSGSWSKNTGDAVNLPYKPRQRHGGGMGSINSTASIFGSTGAPPPNLQPAPTGGSSGAPISPTPVSAPPTTSTSTSTTFALPPSHSDPPAQAKESAVSTTASSPHASSSSLTSRLQVQSLKAAAQGIGLGNGSMGMSMIDAIFDKGQLGRAKAGEGGDWGELLRILMGGKAILLLPTTPSSSLPMTPPTLRDHVAFLSPPVSLASSSFKSIQSVSETEEKADLKEEQFCTLNILVTLSGLIGTLKGTTLSFESTIPPDSPLLQALKNHSSRQTALASLRPTQISYINYPSYTLSSETTILPFPPHSKTAPPIQSEIKERERLSQGKLGRINPFASLFGGSNTSLSYETKTGASPSPKPEALPSDNGLSPPRSPPASPGPSSPKPSALSIDPDATSISSDSVAVGEGYQVTAYTVSRPIRYHEIHKSLLKSVRTDVRDALHNIPEKVVEKVLKLALANACPSGQLISEELLKGHRSHGPSHELDGSAWLLDFGNPTETGERLQDFVERVYDELVVYYRQEVNGGLKRKVSGGTWARGSHNLEKEKEKEVELGERQREERKRRDREEIVEKEASEGTERIEGLLCRLLYNRLFSPLESDDSKHDEALASRIAALNMLELSLDHLGLITRPEREYPEGIISDGLDRIVDKVGKEFQKLSLMTCITPKDKTAVLINAHKIVVDGLSELPDIELRPEGEPYHKPQEVSTAPSNASVDPTILKPPALPIVSEGSLTPSRSPVEPPTAPLSRNVSGSSDMKSNASDPLSLVNIEVPPHAVVVDPIIDQRPSTPRLTHDSESQQAELTPLQEALSDSVMTVSAAPVPYDSLPFDDAASVPPPNTSSDKQTKASKKSTSGADLILPIIIYAVVKSNPPQLASQLMYLRRYRSAICLTGEASYAIVNLTAVVEFLEHVNLSELGLGSDSDKVMSIEDLSPIRLDYMGMDGGNGDAESIANASTKLRGRVGEFAGSAAGSANKVISGVVDTSWSALRGLMGNPNAGALDGDEQAAGDNSRPGMRPRQASTFSLASVTASVASIAAAAASRNRSRADSRVSEQVWGGNQELVEVSSRPGSIRERESDYPTSEEDESDDGELEPDATSLRSRMRSATNTSSRSAKDKEDGPKQERVSLSNRLASIGVLGRLSNPANTTGAESTLASNDNTLGPSKSFLQSLTTARSASNSQSHTRRSSLLGGSQTESQQHKVSSPRGSLPALPANDASFGSHALLDNVDPPIEKFMTCDVGELRLSDVGELLRDYRRLGTIVALANNK from the exons ATGGACCCTCAGAAGCCAGGCCTGTTCTCCTCAATATCCATAGGGAGAGCTTCAAAGAACAAGCACACGGGAGAGGCACTTGCACATCCCCTTTTGGCGGCTACGAGTTCCTCCACCAGTTTGCCAACATCAGACTCTTCTCAGCCAGATACGACGTCTCAACCGCCACCACTTCGACATAAGTCCTCCGGGTCATGGTCCAAGAATACTGGCGATGCCGTCAATCTTCCCTATAAACCGAGGCAACGACATGGAGGTGGAATGGGATCCATCAACAGCACAGCGAGCATTTTCGGCTCGACCGGTGCTCCACCTCCAAATCTTCAGCCGGCACCTACAGGTGGATCCTCAGGAGCACCTATTTCTCCCACCCCTGTGTCGGCGCCTCCAACTACTTCTACGTCAACGTCGACGACCTTTGCCCTTCCGCCGTCGCATTCAGATCCTCCGGCCCAAGCGAAAGAGTCGGCGGTGTCTACTACGGCAAGTAGTCCCCACGCGAGTTCCAGCAGCTTGACGAGTCGACTGCAGGTACAAAGTCTCAAGGCAGCAGCTCAAGGTATAGGGCTGGGTAATGGGAGTATGGGAATGTCAATGATAGACGCTATATTTGACAAAGGTCAACTGGGCAGGGCGAAAGCCGGTGAGGGCGGCGATTGGGGAGAGCTTTTGAGAATTTTGATGGGAGGCAAG GCCATCTTGCTGCTGCCCACCaccccttcatcctcattaCCGATGACACCGCCAACTTTGAGAGATCACGTGGCCTTCCTTTCACCTCCTGTCTCCCTcgcctcgtcttctttcaaaTCCATACAATCGGTGAGTGAAACTGAAGAAAAAGCCGatttgaaggaggagcaatTCTGCACCCTCAATATCCTCGTCACCCTTTCTGGTCTTATTGGTACTCTTAAAGGCACAACCCTTTCGTTTGAGTCTACCATCCCACCCGATTCACCGCTTTTACAAGCGCTTAAAAACCACTCTTCTCGCCAAACCGCTCTTGCTTCCCTTAGACCTACTCAAATATCCTATATCAACTATCCCTCATACACGCTTTCCTCGGAGACAACAATTTTACCTTTTCCTCCACACTCAAAAACCGCTCCGCCAATCCAATCCGAGATAAAGGAACGAGAAAGACTTTCGCAAGGCAAATTGGGTAGGATTAATCCATTTGCGTCCCTGTTTGGCGGTTCGAATACAAGCTTGAGCTACGAAACTAAAACCGGAGCTTCGCCCTCTCCAAAGCCGGAAGCTCTTCCATCCGATAACGGTTTATCGCCTCCTAGGAGTCCGCCCGCATCTCCCGGGCCATCTAGTCCCAAACCTTCAGCTTTGAGCATAGATCCTGATGCGACCTCCATTTCATCCGACTCAGTTGCTGTTGGTGAGGGGTATCAGGTTACAGCGTACACTGTCTCAAGACCTATCCGTTATCACGAAATCCACAAGTCTCTACTTAAGTCTGTGAGAACAGACGTCCGCGATGCGCTGCACAACATTCCCGAGAAAGTCGTGGAAAAGGTACTGAAGCTTGCGCTGGCGAATGCGTGCCCATCTGGGCAGTTGATCAGCGAGGAACTTCTAAAAGGACATCGATCTCACGGCCCCAGCCACGAGCTGGATGGCAGCGCATGGTTGCTTGATTTTGGAAATCCGACAGAGACGGGGGAACGGCTTCAGGATTTTGTGGAGCGTGTTTATGATGAGCTTGTGGTTTATTACAGACAAGAGGTGAATGGAGGCCTCAAAAGGAAAGTCAGCGGAGGGACATGGGCCCGAGGCTCACACAATcttgagaaagaaaaggagaaggaagttgAATTAGGGGAAAGAcaaagagaggagaggaaaaggagagatagagaagaAATTGTGGAAAAAGAGGCTAGCGAAGGCACAGAACGGATTGAGGGTCTACTGTGTAGGTTGTTGTATAATAG GCTGTTTTCGCCTCTGGAGTCGGATGATTCGAAGCACGATGAAGCGTTGGCCTCTCGTATAGCAGCGCTTAATATGCTGGAACTATCCCTTGACCATCTAGGGCTGATTACTCGACCAGAAAGAGAATACCCGGAGGGTATCATCTCGGACGGTTTAGACCGGATCGTCGATAAAGTAGGGAAAG AGTTTCAAAAGCTTTCATTAATGACCTGTATAACGCCGAAAGATAAGACCGCAGTTCTCATAAATGCACATAAAATCGTTGTCG ATGGGCTCTCTGAATTGCCTGACATAGAGCTTCGACCAGAAGGGGAACCATACCACAAGCCGCAAGAAGTATCGACTGCCCCATCAAATGCCTCAGTTGACCCTACCATCCTCAAGCCTCCAGCTCTCCCCATTGTGTCAGAAGGGTCTCTGACGCCAAGTAGAAGTCCAGTCGAGCCTCCAACAGCCCCTTTATCAAGAAACGTATCAGGATCTTCCGATATGAAGTCAAACGCTTCAGATCCTTTATCGCTCGTAAATATCGAAGTGCCTCCCCATGCTGTTGTGGTCGATCCTATTATTGACCAGCGTCCCTCCACTCCCCGACTTACACACGATAGTGAGAGTCAGCAAGCGGAGCTCACACCATTGCAAGAGGCCTTATCAGATTCTGTAATGACAGTGTCCGCCGCCCCTGTACCTTACGATTCTCTCCCCTTTGATGATGCTGCCTCTGTTCCACCGCCTAATACATCTTCAGATAAGCAGACAAAAGCAAGCAAAAAGTCGACTTCGGGCGCAGACCTGATCTTACCTATCATCATCTACGCCGTTGTCAAATCCAACCCTCCCCAACTGGCCTCTCAGCTCATGTACCTTCGCCGATATCGCTCTGCCATCTGTTTGACAGGGGAAGCTAGCTACGCCATTGTCAATCTTACCGCTGTAGTCGAATTCCTCGAACATGTTAATCTGTCTGAGTTGGGCCTGGGTAGTGACTCGGACAAAGTTATGAGCATTGAGGATTTGTCGCCTATCAGGTTGGATTATATGGGCATGGATGGGGGGAATGGGGATGCAGAGAGTATTGCCAACGCGTCTACAAAGCTTCGAGGCCGGGTCGGAGAATTTGCAGGGTCAGCAGCGGGATCTGCGAACAAGGTGATTAGCGGGGTAGTAGACACCTCGTGGTCAGCTCTTCGAGGGCTTATGGGTAATCCCAATGCGGGAGCGCTTGATGGCGATGAACAAGCAGCAGGTGACAATTCACGTCCTGGTATGCGTCCTCGTCAGGCGTCAACATTTTCTCTCGCAAGCGTAACGGCCAGTGTAGCCAGTATCGCAGCGGCTGCTGCCTCGCGAAACCGATCGCGGGCAGACTCTAGGGTGAGTGAGCAGGTTTGGGGTGGGAATCAGGAGCTTGTGGAAGTTAGCTCGCGGCCAGGATCGAtcagggagagagaaagtGATTACCCTACcagcgaggaagatgaaagcgATGATGGCGAATTAGAACCTGATGCGACATCGTTAAGGTCTAGAATGCGGAGTGCAACAAACACAAGCTCACGATCTGCAAAGGATAAAGAAGATGGTCCTAAGCAGGAGAGGGTTAGTCTTAGCAATCGACTGGCGTCCATTGGAGTGCTTGGGAGACTGAGCAATCCAGCGAACACCACTGGTGCTGAAAGCACCCTTGCATCTAACGACAATACTCTTGGGCCATCTAAG TCCTTTCTTCAAAGTCTTACCACTGCCCGCTCTGCCAGCAACTCGCAAAGTCATACTCGTCGATCGTCGCTCCTAGGCGGGTCGCAAACAGAATCGCAACAACACAAAGTCAGTTCACCTAGGGGGAGTTTACCGGCGCTCCCTGCGAATGATGCTTCTTTCGGTTCACATGCGTTGCTCGACAATGTGGATCCTCCCATTGAGAAATTTATGACGT GTGACGTTGGTGAACTGCGCCTTTCTGATGTCGGCGAACTGTTGCGGGATTACCGGCGATTAGGGACCATAGTCGCCTTGGCAAACAACAAGTAA